A region of Pyxidicoccus parkwaysis DNA encodes the following proteins:
- a CDS encoding Ig-like domain-containing protein, translated as MRLSHATALLSVCAVLVLTGCDHDDPPDTPDAGDTAAPTVTSTTPASDEAHVSADTAITVRFSEPMKSDRGTVHVAVDGAQQTLGLSHWNEEGRAFMVHPSEPLPSGARVQVTVRTDFEDVSGNRLASPLTFHFTVHGTAAARPHVTASTPSEGATDVLPVELYKADATNLALRKVLTLTFNEPMDTSTAQVTLRDVTTPANAPRTLTGTWSSDGHTLTVVIPRPEPDLPPLEQENRYTLDVTGLRGATGQPVDTAHAVLGDGKLDFTTGRRDANVEHACTHALLNPPQAVTAGSSPTSFYPATDTGHTFYGLTLPADGTSFRGYTEVVTDPDRNETVALYLSQSVPVTVHDTTEGETLVASTLEPAAPVCVPAIKHVARFPAPSGDRFLRLTFGPTAHETLTFVFERY; from the coding sequence CGATACGCCAGACGCGGGTGACACGGCGGCGCCCACCGTGACGAGCACCACGCCCGCCTCAGACGAGGCACACGTGTCCGCCGACACCGCCATCACCGTGCGCTTCAGCGAGCCCATGAAGTCCGACCGGGGCACCGTGCACGTCGCCGTCGATGGTGCACAGCAGACGCTCGGCCTGAGCCACTGGAATGAAGAAGGCCGCGCCTTCATGGTGCATCCCTCCGAACCTCTTCCCTCGGGCGCGCGCGTCCAGGTCACCGTGCGGACGGACTTCGAGGATGTCTCTGGCAACCGGCTCGCCTCGCCGCTCACCTTCCACTTCACCGTGCACGGGACGGCCGCCGCCCGGCCGCACGTCACCGCGTCCACTCCTTCCGAGGGCGCCACCGACGTCCTGCCCGTGGAGCTCTACAAGGCCGACGCCACCAACCTCGCGCTGCGCAAGGTGCTCACCCTCACCTTCAACGAGCCCATGGACACCTCCACCGCGCAGGTGACGCTGCGGGACGTGACGACGCCCGCCAACGCTCCGCGCACGCTGACGGGCACGTGGTCCTCGGACGGGCACACACTGACGGTGGTCATCCCCCGCCCGGAGCCGGACCTGCCGCCGCTGGAGCAGGAGAACCGATACACGCTCGATGTCACGGGCTTGCGCGGTGCCACGGGCCAGCCGGTGGATACGGCCCACGCCGTGCTCGGTGACGGGAAGCTGGACTTCACCACCGGCCGGCGCGACGCCAACGTCGAGCACGCCTGCACCCACGCGCTGCTCAACCCGCCTCAAGCCGTTACGGCGGGCAGCTCTCCGACGAGCTTCTACCCGGCCACGGACACGGGCCACACCTTCTACGGCCTCACGCTGCCCGCGGACGGCACGTCCTTCCGGGGCTACACGGAGGTGGTGACGGACCCCGACCGGAACGAAACCGTCGCGCTCTACCTCAGCCAGTCCGTCCCCGTGACGGTGCACGACACGACGGAGGGCGAGACGCTCGTGGCCTCCACCCTGGAGCCCGCCGCGCCGGTCTGCGTCCCGGCGATCAAGCACGTGGCCAGGTTCCCCGCGCCCTCGGGAGACCGCTTCCTGCGGCTCACCTTCGGACCGACGGCACACGAGACACTCACCTTCGTCTTCGAGCGGTACTGA